ATatgtttccaccggtttctgtccaaTGCCTCTCTAGTAACAGTGTATAGTTTAACGGACGATGAGTGTCTCACTTGATTGTTCCATCTGGTTGGGgaacggccacgtgatcttttgccttcaGTACTTTCTACAGTTTCTCCAGGTTCTCATCTcctctgcgcattgtatggctcaaatatgatataattcCCTGTTGGCATATGGTAGACAGGCGACTCCATATGCAAAGTTAAGTCAGAATTGATGTGTTGGTGCGCTTCGCAATCCACACTATTCTTAGCATTCGCCACCAGCcaatttatttacgtttttacGCCATACaggaacaaattatttaattttacaagtcCAAAActaaaaaggaattttaaaatatttgcatatttaaaaattaatataatgttatcaaAAAGTAATTCTGATTTGTACACTgcgtttaattaatatagtaaGCAATCCATTAATTATTCATGACATACGCAGATTACAGACTAATTTCACTAATTGTGTTAGtttgtatattacataatattgaaTTACCATCCTGAGGAGAAAATCGTAGAAGTAGTCTTGTAGCTGTCAAAAGGTTATTCTATTACCGcagtaatttgttttttttaaatatttttgtaatgctggaaggttaaaaatattaaacgcaGTTCAACactatacttaaaatattctgAGTCTAGGAATACACAGAACATGATAGATTAGAGGATAATGATAGTTGACTTAATACAATGACAGTTGACATAATACAAACGTATGTATAGAATGTGATTGGatgaaatgaatttattacattatttacacagTTCTCATTACGGCAGTCGTGGTTACCAAAATGCGTTgcgttaaataattgttttatttgccGTATTGGTAACTTGGTTGGTACTTCACGAATACTTAagatgtataaattaataaataacaaacgaCATTACTGACTTGAAAATACCTACTGTTATTTATATGCCCAGATTACAGCTCTTATAAGGTATATCACttagaattaaatattgtgaaacaataataaagtaatgtatatataataattttattacatatttacaaatgatacattaaattcattgtataaaatatcacaaaaggtatttttaatgatCTTAATTTGCCATGAATGCTCTCCGGTTGAGTATTTATATGAACACATTATATCGTCACCAAATGGCTATTCTTTGTTGCGAATCAATTAATTAGTATTGAAATACTTTAGCAACtaattaaaaagcaataaagtattacaatataaaaaatgtatgagaCAGATGTTAgttagcagtgccatctaatGTAGTTGTCATGTTATAGTTTAGTGGTATCCGTAGCCAAGACCGTGGCCGTAACCGCCGTAGCCAAGACCTCCGTAACCGGCAGCTGAGGAGCCGTAGTAGCCGTTTCCGTATGAGCCGTATCCAcctagaaatatatattcaatactaTAGCAATGTTTATACGCTGTAAATTTCGCTATGAATTTAGACAATCGTCCATGGTTCTCAAAGAATCTGTGTTGTCAAAAACTGTATGGAAAATCGATGCATTGAGAAACCtgataatgattttataatcaattactggtttaagaataattaccgTATCCTCCGTAACTTCCGTAACCTCCGAGACCTCCGAGACCGTGGCTACCGTATCCTCCGTAACCACCAAGACCGCTGTAACCGGTGTGGTCAGTAGTGTAGGAAACTTTGCTTACTGCAACGGGTGCTGAAAAAAGAAATCTatgttatttctaataataaatatgtatatatatatgtaagtgTTTGTCCAAGTGATTAACAATTTTTGGTCACTTTTTACATATTTCCTTTTGATTCATGTGTTTGTTTAAAGTAAAACATCGATACCAAGGTGTATTCAAAGTATATGTTAATGCAACAACATGAAAAAAGTTAAGTAAAAGTAGGCATTGAGTCACAAACGATTGCGATCAATGAAAACACGAAATTCAATGTTAGATTGTTCAATGTTAAGGCCGCGGTGACTACGCAAAAACAAACTTACCGCATGATCGATTACAATTTTGTTAGAATGTACATTTTGGTATAAAAGATAGGTTTTATAGGAGGGCGTTTACTTCATGTTGCGTAAAAtatattgcattaaaaatactCCTCATTCCCTAACGTTTGGtgtagtgttttatttttggaattaTTTCTATCAACAAGTTCAACagcaaatttatttacctaattatttcataacatGTATGCGTACGCCTATTACATAACAAAAGAAGGTATCTTATATCTGTCTGTTCGGAACTGTAATCTGTAAAGTATGTAGacgtgaaattaaaaaatatttcatataaacttTCACCTGGAAGAAAGTTCGTAAAATTGTTGAATTTTTCATTACTCTTGCTTTGGGATTCTTGTTGTTCTCAgtacaattttgaaataacaGTGAACATTGTGATACATTTACAGTGAAACCTGAGTTTTCTCAAATAACTTTACtgtaaggatttttttttatgcgTGCGTTTGGACTTGATAAAGTTAATGGTTTTTATTCGAATTCAACGAAAATAATACATCATGCTATTTTAAacatgtacaaaaatattctttcataaaatttaattcatttttaccCGTAATGGCATTTTGCtttctgaaaaaataaaagtggTATTTgaatcaaaaacatttttaagtttttttaatggagCCTTAGACCTCTGTATATGCTAAATTAACTCAGAGAAAACgatctaaatattaaaaagaaaatattttgaagtcTATTCATTTACCTATACACCAACGAATAAGTTAAAACctcttaaatttttcatttgttgCATTTATGATTTTGTAAGTTAATCAAAATTCCTGGCAATTCTTTGAACAAAAAGTAAACATGTTGTGTGCTGTCAGTATAATTATCTAATCAGGCGCGTGTCGATTTACATAAGAACTAATGACATAGGTGAATAATGACAATGTGTCAAGGGTGGCATACTTCCCACGTCTTTAATCTACCAATGTTGAGGAAATTTATACCAACTTCCGAAGTGCAGATATCTCAACCTCAACTTATAATATCTTGgctacaattattaaattaaagaggTAAATCGGTTATAATgaactatgtatatatacgctgccgttataataataactagaacttaattttagtttttaaattccaatcctcaaatttttttttaatcacagGTCAATAGCACTTTGGTTGGTCCGTACGCAATAGACCAAAACCTTTCAAAGGGATAGAAGAATATTGAACGACTTATTCTCACGATATGCAATAAGTATAAAGCCACAGATGCGTTGCGAGTTTTCATCGTGATAATAAAGCTAAATTATCCCTGATTTTCTTAAGAAAACGAGatcaaaaaactatttattggCCTATTGGAGTACATAACTGAAACACCCGCCTAGAATGTATCCATGACAAacgtagtaaaatatataatgaaacagGTATGATAATGCAAAATGAGAGTGAATCTTTTTAAACTAATCCTAACTGATTCTAACAATTATTGCCGTTTTATTGCAGCCCCGCCTTTGTTTGCTCCGCAATTTATACGACAGTTCGAGCTTAATCGGTTCCTAGATTCCGAATTAAGGCGAATAATTAACTCGCGACAAGCAATACACATTATTTACTGTTTTATATGtacttacttattattaaatgtacttTTTGCTGACATAGATGATGTtactataacaaatataaaataattgcagcaaatatttgtaatatgcacttataataataacaataacgtCATTATTCGTAATTAACACATTGTATTAGTTTCGTAAGTTTTAGTTGGCCTGTCGACCGTGTCTAACTATCCTTACTGTACGTTATTGCTTTTAATTGgcaatgaataaaattagtaGTTCGTTAGGATTTGCAAATCGAGCTGTTCAATTTCTTTGCGAGTACATTAATTAGTTGCCGTTTGTACGAAGTGAACTCTCGCTTagcaagaaaaatatattaacgcCTTTTGAGGACCATTCGTTTAATAAGTGTCTGTTAGAGGGAACGAGAAATATAAACGGTGATAGTGGCGTATTTAGATGAATATCTCGGGCTGAGTAGTTTGTTTTCCATTATTCCTACTGATCTAGAAAATATAATCGACGTACCGTAACCACCGTATCCTCCGTATCCGCCGTATCCACCACCGTATCCGCCGTATCCGCCGTAACCTCCATTACCAGCGTAGCCTAGTCCGCTGTAGCCACCATAACCACCGAGTCCAGAGCCGGCAAGGCCACTGTAGCCAAGACCCCCATAACCGAGACCGGCAACACCGCGCTTCTCGGTCTTCTTCGCTTCTTCAGCGGACACTGCCGCGACGGCAAGAGCAACTACAATCTGAAATTCACATTTATTATGAAGTATTGAATATAGCTGAATAATTTGCCTCAATAGCATTTACTTTGTATCATTCAATAtcaaagatatattatatttataaataaaaccccATGTTATTTTGCAATAGCCACAAACTGCATAAGTACATTGAATCTGATAAGGCGTAACGCATTGACTCACACTTGGCCTTCGCCGCAGGATATCCCTTGAGTAAACACAGTGTTCAGTTATATTACAGATACCATTAATTATAGCTGTCgaatttccatacaaaaatacacttaAGTTAACCTATAAACTACCTTCGAGAACTTTTTGGCACTtgcgtaaataattttaatgataagtagaatgtttgaaaatatttttaaagtaaataataagataaataattaagaaaattaattcattGAGTTAACTccagttatttaaatactatttgatAAACAAAGGATATTTGTTCTAAAGGGTTAAgcaataattgataaaatctGTAAGCAAGAAGCGCAGTTCCCGACAAAGAATTACCCTGTTGATACCTAATTACTGGATAACTATTTCGCACAATAGCTATTGTCTAGATTGCTTCATCCATTGTTAGTTAAATTGTACCGGCAGTTAGTACTGTTCAGCTAAGCTTCATTTATGGGTGGACATTTCTTATATTGATGAGACACGAATTAATGTTTAAGATttgataaacataataattgcACAACATAATTGAATTGTCaacaattttaagaaaatattgtttttcccTGAATTTAAAAACCAACAACTAGGATAGTttgtcaaaaaattaaaaaaacaattaaacgaTCGATATGGTTCAATGTAAATCCATCCATGAGGTACTTACCAAGAATTTCATGTTGTCTATAGTACTGTACACTGAGTGACTGATGCCTGAAGCTGCACACTGACAGCTTTTATACCACGAATTGTGGTTGGAGTAGTCAAGGACTAACcgttattgttataattttaatacgtctGTGAGAATATACGAATTTACGCTTCAATCACATCGTTACTTTTGAAAATGAGTTTAGTAGcgtatatttgtattacaaaaacaaatatcataaatatttccttcgaaaatattgaaagctatttaagtttttcatattttttaaatttattattgcttaatatatatatatatatatatatatatatatatatatacacattaaACACCACTAAGGGGTTTAGCCTTGGTGTTTGAAGGGCTGTCACTACAGTACAAATGTCTGTAAATtccttataaacaaaaaaagttaaaaaaatacaatcgatacaaaaaaataaactaacagAGAGAAGAAAAACGATTCAAtcttaatttacaaagttacatggaatttattgataataaattcaGAAAATAATGCTCACTACACCATTTAATCACTATAGCTTTGCTAAAATATAGAGGTCAGGGGAAACTCTAACAACttgttaaagaaaaacaatttccCAAAGCAAAAAGTCAAGTGGAAAAACGATGTCTTCCCGCTCAAGTTTTTGCGAAAAGCCTCATTTTGTCAACACGAGAGAAAATAATGatgtagtttttaaaatacacgaAGAAATAAGAGaggttataattataattgttgtatAACCTCCGTTGCTGCGTCTGTTTGTCTATCTATTTTTGGGAAAGAATAGATGACAATCTAAGAACGGCGTTATGTGTATATTGTGTGATTTGAGATTAATTGGCGGATTTATCAGTTGAACTAGGACTGAGGACTCATTGAAATTTATTgacttacttaaaatattaaacttattatatttgttcaaATCTACAGTTATTGtaacaaaatctttaaatcatatatcttcaataaaaaaatctacaaagATATTAAAAGCCAGGAGCACTAATTATACACAAATGTGtatgaaatatgattttatctataatttggttaacaaaaacttaaagtTCACGTTATAACAGGTCAATTGGCGGTGGGTAGCGCAAGCGCGCAGGTGCCTAATGTACTACTTGATTTATGGTCCTTCTTCAACTGccttattattatctatatttatttattaggaaCAATGATAAAATTTGGAGATGCATCAATATATGAGAACGTTTACAAgtcaatttcaattatatagCGATTAGGGTGACAAAACAAAGCTTCCTAAACATTTTCACGTTGTTGACTTATGTATTTTGGAGCTGTCACTACTACTGTGACTTATGTATATTTCCAATATTTGTGCCCCTTTTTGTGCTCATTTGACACAACGGTCTTATTTGACCCtcgtacattaaaaatatggaACAAATGCAGTAATTTTAGGCTAAGACcatataaacatacatttactaaacataaacatttgttttctaGATAGAACCAACAATTCTTCCTCTTCCAAATCATATAACTcagttaatgttatttttacaaaatccTGAAAATCCTCATCACAGGTAACGCAAATATCACGTAGATAATCGCATGTCGTAGCTAAGTGGGGAAATTGGTCAACATCCTCCACCGGAAGCAATCAACACTGATATAATTTCAAATCCTAAATCAATTTGCCTGGCTTAGGCTGCTTATAAGCTAAGGCTGAATAAACACGAAATGCCTTTACAAATTAGGTTAATCcagtaatttcattatttatgacTTCTTGTAGTGACGAGTAATTTAAACTGAatcagtaattattatttatacattaccTCGTCACactttagttattttataattattaagttttatgtttccacaattattttgtattatgcaGTTACGCCTTTGGggattacatatataaattagaaaGTTACATTTTGGTGTCATTCATTGTTAATTCAAAGACTATAAGAAATAcgatttatacaattttctatAAGAAATTAGGTCTTATAACCATTTGAACTATATTTCTGTCGGAGGTATTGGCAATTTGATAGGTCAGCGTTTTAACTTGAAACGATGTTTCATTTTcaatatcatttaataaacaaaaggcGTCACCCATAGAGTGATTGAGTAATTGC
This is a stretch of genomic DNA from Pieris brassicae chromosome 1, ilPieBrab1.1, whole genome shotgun sequence. It encodes these proteins:
- the LOC123715887 gene encoding keratin-associated protein 19-2-like isoform X2, with amino-acid sequence MKFLIVVALAVAAVSAEEAKKTEKRGVAGLGYGGLGYSGLAGSGLGGYGGYSGLGYAGNGGYGGYGGYGGGYGGYGGYGGYAPVAVSKVSYTTDHTGYSGLGGYGGYGGYGSYGNGYYGSSAAGYGGLGYGGYGHGLGYGYH
- the LOC123715887 gene encoding glycine-rich cell wall structural protein-like isoform X1, which codes for MKFLIVVALAVAAVSAEEAKKTEKRGVAGLGYGGLGYSGLAGSGLGGYGGYSGLGYAGNGGYGGYGGYGGGYGGYGGYGGYAPVAVSKVSYTTDHTGYSGLGGYGGYGSHGLGGLGGYGSYGGYGGYGSYGNGYYGSSAAGYGGLGYGGYGHGLGYGYH